In Kazachstania africana CBS 2517 chromosome 4, complete genome, the following are encoded in one genomic region:
- the IAH1 gene encoding isoamyl acetate-hydrolyzing esterase (similar to Saccharomyces cerevisiae IAH1 (YOR126C); ancestral locus Anc_5.449) — protein MSVFHNDTFLLFGDSITEFSFNPKQDGIASLLSNVYVRKLDILVRGFSGYNSRWCLKLLPKVLENESSIVMGTIFFGANDSCLGGHQRVPLSEFVENIRQMVQLMKGRGIKPIIIGPGMIDQSRWEDKTNENRMFEIANGYIRTLDSFAEYSNALVRLSIEENVPFVNLNDAFQRYEGDWRNLLEDGLHFSSLGYKIFFDELLKTIETYYPEYSPTKLPYKFPNWREVSEAGSSLENLP, from the coding sequence ATGAGTGTATTCCACAACGACACGTTCCTTTTGTTTGGTGACTCTATAACTGAGTTTTCATTCAACCCCAAGCAGGATGGTATAGCCTCGTTATTGTCCAACGTTTATGTACGCAAGTTAGATATCTTAGTAAGAGGATTTTCAGGTTATAATTCAAGATGGTGTCTGAAGCTCTTGCCAAAAGTACTAGAAAATGAGTCCAGCATTGTTATGGGTACCATATTCTTCGGTGCCAATGACTCTTGCCTAGGAGGCCATCAAAGAGTTCCTTTATCTGAGTTTGTGGAAAATATTAGACAGATGGTGCAGCTGATGAAAGGTAGAGGCATCAAACCTATTATAATTGGGCCTGGGATGATTGATCAAAGTCGTTGGGAAGATAAAACTAATGAGAATAGAATGTTTGAAATCGCTAATGGTTACATTCGTACATTGGATAGTTTCGCCGAATACTCTAATGCACTAGTCAGACTTTCTATCGAGGAAAATGTCCCATTTGTTAATCTAAATGATGCATTTCAACGTTATGAAGGAGATTGGAGAAATCTATTGGAAGATGGTTtacatttttcatcattaggATATAAAATCTTCTTCGATGAGCTCCTAAAAACCATCGAAACTTACTATCCCGAATACTCACCCACTAAGCTACCTTACAAGTTTCCCAATTGGAGAGAAGTCAGTGAAGCTGGGTCGAGCCTAGAAAATCTGCCATAG
- the BCS1 gene encoding bifunctional AAA family ATPase chaperone/translocase BCS1 (similar to Saccharomyces cerevisiae BCS1 (YDR375C); ancestral locus Anc_5.448): MSRSDGSEVVRVMKNSLVPQDQTTLLEVPNLNDASLKSKLKQLVNDSINNNPYFAAGGGLMILGSGLAIARSVTIRLSKLFYNQMIVDLEIISKDKSYSWFLTWMSTYPKRFSKHLSVNTNYIKRDNGSIQTKFSLVPGLGNHWIIYKKAIILIKRERSGRMIDITNNSPFETVTLTTLYRDRHLFDEILSEAKVLALNTNKGKTVIYTSFGPEWRKFGQPKAKRSLQSVILDKGVKENILNDVKDFLQNGKWYFERGIPYRRGYLLYGPPGSGKTSFIQALAGELDYNICILNLSEQHLTDDRLNHLMNNMPERSILLLEDIDAAFKHRMAKNDDSGYMSTSVTFSGLLNALDGVTSSEETITFMTTNHPEKLDPAIMRPGRIDYKAFIGNSTLFQVEKMFLKFYPNELELCNEFLKAFKQLEVSSVSTAQLQGLFVINKDKPREALNQIQTLAFSNKLP; this comes from the coding sequence ATGTCAAGAAGCGATGGCTCTGAGGTTGTGAGGGTCATGAAGAACTCACTAGTACCTCAAGACCAAACTACTCTTCTGGAAGTgccaaatttgaatgatgcTTCACTGAAAAGCAAACTGAAGCAATTGGTAAATGACTCGATTAATAACAATCCATATTTCGCTGCTGGCGGTGGATTAATGATACTGGGATCAGGTCTAGCCATCGCAAGATCTGTAACAATTAGACTCAGCAAATTGTTTTACAATCAAATGATAGTGGATTTGGAAATAATATCAAAGGATAAGTCTTACAGTTGGTTTTTAACGTGGATGAGTACCTATCCAAAACGTTTTTCAAAGCATCTTTCTGTAAACACAAACTATATCAAACGTGACAATGGATCTATACAGACCAAATTCTCCTTGGTTCCAGGGTTAGGCAACCACTGGATTATTTATAAGAAAGCTATAATACTTATCAAGAGGGAAAGGTCTGGTAGGATGATAGATATCACAAACAATTCTCCATTTGAAACAGTAACATTGACTACCTTATATAGGGACAGACACCtgtttgatgaaattttaagtGAGGCAAAAGTACTAGCTTTAAATACAAATAAGGGAAAAACTGTAATATATACTTCATTTGGCCCTGAATGGAGAAAGTTTGGCCAGCCAAAGGCCAAAAGGTCATTACAATCTGTAATACTGGATAAGGGTgtcaaagaaaacattttAAATGATGTTAAAGACTTTCTTCAGAACGGAAAATGGTACTTCGAACGAGGCATACCGTATAGGAGGGGATATTTGTTATATGGACCGCCAGGATCAGGTAAAACAAGTTTTATACAAGCATTAGCCGGTGAGTTGGATTATAATATATGCATTCTGAATCTATCTGAGCAGCATTTGACAGATGATCGGTTAAACCACCTAATGAATAATATGCCTGAGAGGAGCATCTTATTACTAGAAGATATTGATGCAGCTTTCAAGCATAGAATGGCTAAAAATGACGATTCGGGGTATATGTCAACTAGCGTTACTTTTAGTGGACTTTTAAATGCCCTGGATGGCGTGACTTCTTCAGAAGAGACAATAACTTTTATGACCACAAATCATCCTGAAAAGCTGGATCCTGCAATTATGAGGCCTGGTAGAATTGACTATAAAGCTTTCATAGGTAATTCCACATTGTTTCAAGTTGAGAAAATGTTCCTCAAGTTCTATCCAAATGAATTGGAGTTATGTAATGAGTTTTTGAAAGCATTCAAGCAGTTGGAAGTTTCGAGTGTAAGCACCGCTCAATTACAGGGCCTTTTTGTTATCAATAAAGATAAGCCTAGGGAGGCATTGAATCAAATCCAAACACTTGCATTTTCGAACAAGTTACCTTAA
- the ADE2 gene encoding phosphoribosylaminoimidazole carboxylase ADE2 (similar to Saccharomyces cerevisiae ADE2 (YOR128C); ancestral locus Anc_5.455), producing the protein MDSRTVGILGGGQLGRMLVEAANRLNIKTVVLDALNSPAKQISNSTEHVVGSFSNPDDIRKIAAKCDVLTVEIEHVDVSTLKELTSEYPNLKIYPTPECIEIIQDKFLQKQHLQKNRIKVVDSLPVDSPTKNNLLELGRHFGFPFVLKSRTLAYDGRGNFVIREEADIDEALKVLENRPLYAEQWSPFVKELAVMVVRSVDGQVFSYPVSETVHQNNICHICYVPANIPNSVELEAKLLAENAIKSFSSCGIFGVEMFCLENGEILVNEIAPRPHNSGHYTIDACVTSQFEAHLRSILELPLPKNFCNLSTTNTNVIMLNLLGDVAIKNNELKICERALSTPGASVYLYGKESKPNRKVGHINMVSSSMDDCIRKLDFITGKTSKQVTISVTDRMTIKENKTALVGVIMGSDSDLPVMSAACKILEDFGVPFEVTIVSAHRTPDRMKKYAVEASKRGLKTIIAGAGGAAHLPGMVAAMTPLPVIGVPVKGSTLDGVDSLHSIVQMPRGIPVATVAINNSTNAALLAVRMLGSSNPEYFTKMERFLLKQEMEVLEKAELLEKNGYNEYLNSMKK; encoded by the coding sequence ATGGATTCCAGAACTGTAGGTATTTTGGGCGGTGGACAATTGGGTCGTATGCTTGTAGAAGCAGCAAATAGATTGAATATCAAAACGGTTGTTTTGGACGCTTTAAACTCCCCTGCAAAGCAAATATCCAACTCTACAGAGCATGTAGTAGGGTCTTTCAGCAATCCTGATGACATTAGAAAAATAGCGGCCAAATGTGACGTTTTAACTGTTGAAATAGAGCATGTCGATGTGTCAACTTTGAAGGAACTAACTTCTGAATACCCAAATCTGAAAATATATCCCACGCCAGAATGCATTGAGATCATTCAAGATAAGTTCCTGCAAAAACAGCATCTACAAAAGAACAGGATTAAGGTTGTGGATAGTCTGCCAGTTGATTCACCAACAAAGAACAATTTACTAGAACTAGGTCGCCATTTCGGTTTTCCTTTCGTCTTAAAATCAAGAACTTTGGCATATGATGGAAGGGGAAACTTTGTTATAAGAGAGGAGGCTGATATTGATGAGGCTTTGAAAGTTCTAGAAAATCGTCCGTTATATGCTGAGCAATGGTCCCCTTTCGTAAAAGAATTAGCCGTTATGGTAGTTCGTTCTGTTGATGGCCAAGTCTTTTCCTATCCTGTCTCTGAGACTgttcatcaaaataatatatgtCATATCTGCTACGTACCTGCAAATATTCCGAATTCTGTGGAGCTAGAGGCAAAATTATTGGCTGAAAATGCcattaaatcattttcaagttGCGGTATATTTGGAGTTGAAATGTTTTGTCttgaaaatggtgaaatCTTAGTTAATGAAATAGCTCCAAGGCCTCATAATTCTGGGCATTACACGATTGATGCATGTGTAACATCCCAGTTCGAAGCACACTTGAGATCAATATTAGAACTTCCAttaccaaaaaatttttgtaacCTTTCTACGACAAATACCAATGTCATTATGCTGAACCTACTGGGCGATGTAGCTATCAAAAATAACGAGCTCAAGATCTGTGAACGTGCCTTATCAACTCCAGGAGCATCAGTGTATCTTTATGGGAAAGAATCTAAGCCAAACAGGAAGGTAGGTCATATCAACATGGTTTCCTCCTCAATGGATGATTGTATAAGAAAGCTTGATTTCATAACCGGTAAAACATCAAAGCAAGTGACAATTTCTGTAACGGATAGGATGACTATCAAGGAGAATAAAACAGCATTGGTTGGTGTTATCATGGGTTCAGATTCAGATTTACCCGTTATGTCTGCAGCTTGCAAAATACTGGAAGATTTCGGTGTACCATTTGAAGTAACTATAGTTTCTGCCCATAGAACACCTGATAGAATGAAAAAGTATGCAGTAGAAGCCAGTAAAAGAGGTTTAAAAACAATTATTGCTGGAGCAGGCGGAGCAGCTCATTTGCCGGGTATGGTTGCCGCAATGACACCATTGCCAGTTATAGGTGTACCAGTTAAGGGATCTACATTAGATGGTGTAGATTCTTTACATTCGATTGTTCAAATGCCAAGAGGAATTCCTGTAGCTACAGTGGCAATCAATAATAGTACAAACGCTGCCTTACTAGCAGTTAGGATGTTAGGAAGCAGTAATCCTGAATATTTCACAAAGATGGAAAGATTTTTATTGAAGCAAGAGATGGAAGTCCTTGAAAAAGCTGAACTTTTAGAAAAGAATGGCTATAACGAATatttaaattcaatgaaaaaataa
- the CAT5 gene encoding putative monooxygenase CAT5 (similar to Saccharomyces cerevisiae CAT5 (YOR125C); ancestral locus Anc_5.445), whose translation MLRTSLYNQSQLLSRPFSVLAPLKATVKNGNKSVKAGKHAEAKVPKYEQLSEAQRAYLDRVIRVDQAGELGANYIYAGQIFVLSRKYPHLRPTLNHMRDQEIHHHNTFNALQIKNRVRPSLLTPFWKVGAIAMGMGTAMISPEAAMACTEAVETVIGGHYNAQLRVLTNQFDLEDVSSPENKKGTPQEVKSLIDTIKLFRDQELEHLDTAIKHDSRRAVPYKVITEGIKGICKIAIWSAERI comes from the coding sequence ATGCTAAGAACATCCTTGTATAATCAATCACAGCTACTTTCAAGACCATTCTCCGTCTTAGCTCCCTTAAAAGCTACAGTTAAAAATGGTAACAAATCCGTCAAAGCTGGTAAACATGCAGAAGCTAAAGTTCCCAAATATGAACAACTTTCTGAAGCTCAGAGGGCATACCTAGATAGAGTGATAAGGGTAGACCAGGCTGGCGAATTGGGTGCTAATTACATATATGCGGGTCAAATATTTGTACTTTCAAGGAAATATCCACATCTAAGACCAACTTTGAACCACATGCGTGATCAAGAAATCCATCATCACAACACGTTCAACGCTTTACAGATTAAGAATCGAGTAAGACCATCTTTATTGACACCATTTTGGAAAGTGGGGGCCATTGCAATGGGGATGGGTACAGCTATGATTTCTCCAGAAGCTGCCATGGCATGTACAGAAGCCGTAGAAACCGTGATTGGAGGTCATTACAATGCGCAACTGCGTGTTCTCACGAATCAATTCGATCTTGAAGATGTCAGTAGCccagaaaataaaaagggAACACCACAAGAGGTCAAATCGCTAATTGATACCATTAAGTTATTCAGAGATCAAGAATTAGAACATTTGGACACAGCTATCAAGCATGACTCTAGGAGAGCAGTGCCATATAAAGTTATTACCGAAGGTATCAAGGGTATTTGTAAAATTGCCATTTGGAGTGCAGAAAGAATATGA
- the ORT1 gene encoding Ort1p, whose protein sequence is MEQAGGGLSSIFWNIINGSIAGAIGKIIEYPFDTVKVRMQTQGSHIFPTTWSCIRYTYENEGIMHGFFQGIESPLIGAALENAMLFVAYNQFSRFLETYTSLSHIIVILLSGAFAGACASLVLTPVELIKCRLQVINLHSALPQDEDEEAPAVNTTILGTIKAILKERGISGFWQGQSGTFIREFFGSLIWFATYAFMKKFWIMENGGSGQIKSWQLLLSGACAGLAFNASIFPADTVKSIMQTERIGLLEAVSKVKNTYGIAGFYRGLGITLFRAVPANAVVFFTYEKLSLFFGQSPVQT, encoded by the coding sequence ATGGAACAAGCAGGTGGCGGGCTGAGCTCGATATTCTGGAATATTATAAATGGTTCTATTGCAGGTGccattggaaaaattatcGAATATCCATTCGACACTGTGAAGGTTAGAATGCAAACACAAGGCTCACATATCTTTCCTACTACATGGTCATGTATAAGATACACATATGAGAATGAAGGTATAATGCACGGTTTTTTCCAAGGTATAGAATCTCCACTAATAGGTGCTGCATTGGAAAATGCGATGCTGTTCGTTGCATACAATCAGTTCTCCAGATTTTTAGAGACATACACCAGTTTGTCTCATATTATTGTCATATTACTTTCCGGTGCATTTGCAGGAGCATGTGCTAGTCTGGTTTTGACACCCGTAGAACTTATAAAGTGTAGATTACAAGTGATAAATTTACATAGTGCGTTACCTCaggatgaagatgaagaagcaCCTGCCGTTAATACCACAATTCTAGGTACGATAAAGGCtatcttgaaagaaagaggaATATCAGGTTTTTGGCAAGGTCAGTCAGGAACATTCATAAGAGAATTTTTTGGAAGTTTGATATGGTTCGCTACGTATGCCTTCATGAAAAAATTCTGGATAATGGAAAATGGCGGTTCTGGGCAGATCAAATCATGGCAGCTACTTCTTAGTGGTGCATGTGCAGGTCTGGCATTCAATGCAAGTATTTTTCCAGCTGATACTgtgaaatcaataatgCAAACAGAACGTATTGGCCTTCTTGAGGCAGTAAGTAAGGTAAAAAACACCTATGGTATAGCGGGGTTTTACAGAGGTCTGGGAATAACTCTATTTAGAGCGGTTCCTGCCAATGCAGTAGTCTTTTTCACTTATGAAAAGTTGAGTTTGTTCTTCGGACAGAGCCCTGTCCAGACTTGA
- the RGA1 gene encoding GTPase-activating protein RGA1 (similar to Saccharomyces cerevisiae RGA2 (YDR379W) and RGA1 (YOR127W); ancestral locus Anc_5.453) — translation MSATASVSVEPSYQKEQYPDCTRCKNPITTGHAYELGYDRWHTHCFSCYKCEKPLSCDSDFLVLGTGALICFDCSDSCKNCGKKIDDLAIILSSSNEAYCSDCFICCKCSKKIEDLKYAKTKRGLFCLSCHKKLLAKRKYYEEKRRRLEKNLPVLPNNLNNNSDTSIPLTIPDRSPDRPASPTQSVQSNIPAIITSTSESIVAQYLDDSKGEEEEGENEEEEEREGEEEEGEEEGQAKINHIRSISIDEVLNATLQDEETSSKTQDDPLLLSPPLSKTEYMNYSPLRSSPFNGGVLRSPNRNGMILNYNEEDSGSSEDSESQARINFSNNKSLFDSLQPFKKDQTLKSLKKSTSSNQIAISGDTHSGWGVVQSSSQDIRSRRIESKGQSDSTIYTMLDKVRGPEKPQANVSAFRTPPIDRIGRHSKNPSWTNYFNEDIDEKKVIKTQDLFDRLRRDVEILEITKQELLQDISKLRQEKISVIEDLKTLKSERESSQSSKGWNSTSIDDRPQSPQKNALVTSIARPATKPKFWKFFSSSSSSSGSSPTQHGNILSISQPSPLSLNSNPLSNGKRNLEISGPMIQNPNEFKDLNLKAIQQPLLSAPTTSSDGQDLYNSTLVQRCVYENADIPKIITTCINHIESDEENLRVEGIYRKSGSQITIELVESQMASDQFEIIDFNEIDIHAITSVLKRYLRKLPNPVFCFDIYDSIIDVIRENDMISKYPIGKSSTQNMEDGVKLIRRVLERLPQEHLNLLHLLSRHVNLVNKYSEWNLMHIKNSSLVFAPGLIRDLTGEKDIIDMKERNYVVAFIFENYKRLFQ, via the coding sequence ATGTCTGCCACTGCCAGCGTGAGTGTAGAGCCTTCATATCAGAAGGAACAATATCCAGACTGTACGAGATGTAAAAATCCGATAACAACAGGTCACGCATATGAATTAGGTTATGACAGGTGGCACACGCACTGCTTTTCCTGTTACAAATGTGAGAAGCCACTAAGTTGTGATTCTGATTTCCTTGTTTTGGGAACAGGAGCGCTGATCTGTTTTGATTGTTCAGATTCCTGCAAGAACTGTGGtaagaaaattgatgatttagcGATTATACTATCTTCCTCTAATGAAGCCTACTGCTCTGATTGTTTTATATGTTGCAAATGTAGCAAAAAGatagaagatttgaaatatgCCAAGACGAAACGAGGTCTCTTTTGCTTAAGCTGTCATAAGAAGCTCCTAGCGAAGAGGAAATATTATGAAGAGAAACGAAGGAGattagaaaagaatttacCAGTTCTACCCAATAATCTAAACAATAATAGTGATACCAGCATTCCTTTAACGATACCAGATAGATCACCTGATCGACCAGCTTCTCCAACACAGAGCGTACAAAGTAACATCCCTGCCATCATTACATCTACTTCTGAAAGTATAGTTGCACAGTATCTCGATGATAGTAAGggggaagaagaagagggAGAGAAcgaagaggaagaggaaaGAGAAGgtgaggaagaagaaggagagGAAGAAGGACAAGCGAAAATAAATCATATCAGGAGCATTTCAATTGACGAAGTTCTGAATGCAACGTTACAGGATGAAGAAACTTCAAGTAAAACGCAAGATGATCCATTGCTACTTTCTCCACCACTTTCAAAGACGGAATATATGAATTATTCACCTCTTAGAAGCTCTCCTTTCAATGGCGGAGTTCTTCGTTCGCCAAACAGAAATGGGATGATCCTAAATtacaatgaagaagattccGGAAGCAGCGAAGACTCTGAATCTCAAGCTAGAATAAACTTTTCCAACAATAAATCTCTCTTCGATAGCCTACAACCATTCAAAAAAGACCAAACTTTGAAGTcgttgaaaaaatcaactTCATCTAATCAAATTGCAATTTCAGGTGATACACATTCAGGTTGGGGTGTTGTGCAATCAAGTTCCCAGGATATACGTTCACGAAGGATAGAATCAAAGGGTCAAAGCGATTCTACAATTTATACTATGTTAGACAAGGTACGGGGCCCTGAAAAACCTCAAGCTAATGTCTCTGCATTTCGTACTCCTCCGATTGACAGGATTGGCAGACACAGTAAAAATCCCAGTTGGACTAATTATTTTAACGAAGATATAGATGAGAAAAAGGTGATAAAAACCCAAGACCTTTTTGATAGATTAAGGAGGGACGTTGAAATTTTAGAGATAACCAAACAGGAACTATTGCAAGATATCAGTAAACTAAGACAGGAGAAAATCAGTGtaattgaagatttgaagaCTTTAAAATCAGAAAGAGAATCAAGTCAATCCTCTAAAGGATGGAACAGCACTTCGATCGATGATCGACCTCAGTCACCTCAAAAAAACGCGCTAGTTACAAGTATCGCTAGACCTGCAACAAAACCTAAATTTTGGAAGTTTTTttcctcatcttcatcatcgtcaGGATCGTCACCAACCCAACATGGTAATATTCTAAGCATATCTCAACCATCCCctctttctttaaattcaaaccCACTCTCGAATGGGAAGCGTAACTTGGAAATATCTGGCCCAATGATACAAAATCctaatgaattcaaagatttaaaCCTTAAGGCAATCCAGCAACCATTGCTATCTGCTCCGACTACAAGTTCCGATGGCCAAGACCTATACAATTCCACGCTTGTTCAGCGATGCGTGTATGAAAATGCtgatattccaaaaattataaCTACCTGCATAAATCACATCGAATCAgacgaagaaaatttgagaGTTGAAGGTATTTATAGAAAATCAGGGTCTCAAATTACAATAGAACTTGTTGAAAGTCAAATGGCCTCTGaccaatttgaaatcatcgATTTTAATGAGATTGATATTCATGCTATCACAAGCGTACTTAAACGTTACTTGAGAAAACTTCCTAATCCAGTATTCTGCTTTGATATTTATGATTCTATAATAGATGTGATtagagaaaatgatatgATCTCAAAATATCCAATTGGTAAGAGTAGTACTCAAAATATGGAGGATGGTGTCAAACTAATCAGGCGAGTACTAGAACGGTTACCACAAGAACATTTAAACCTTTTGCATTTATTATCACGCCATGTCAATTTGGTCAACAAGTATAGTGAATGGAATCTTATGcatataaaaaattcatcCCTTGTCTTCGCGCCAGGCCTCATTAGAGATCTTACGGGAGAAAAAGATATTATAGAcatgaaagaaagaaattacGTCGTAGCATTCATATTCgaaaattataaaagaCTCTTTCAGTAA
- the KAFR0D05140 gene encoding MFS transporter, producing the protein MEIFTFSFCSSRRIHKLVRHSHSISRHSRVLSLLAMYINEYKNSFFVDILEFCNIVKIEEKLPDAVEVERLSINESKNIFSKHDITNSDVEKTEDGSIAESEDPFDPFFVQWNGDDDPDNPQNWSNFKKVLIMIEIMLLTCITYMGASIYSIGQSSIQETFGVGQVVATLNLSLYALGYGIGPVIFSPFSEVAMVGRQVIYTLTFFVFTMFQIGAATVQNIGGLIVLRFLTGIVCSPALATGGATVGDIITPKNLPLCLSIWDLGPTFAPIIGPLLGASMMVAKNWRWIFWFMTWISGFTLITMIFLFPETSPDNILYRRAKRLRKQTGDNRYYTKQERIDSQIKISDFLVRTLYKPFKIIVQEPIVLVFNIYLSLAYGAFYLFFEAFPLVFNGIYNFSPIETGLSYMGFAVGSLICFPLLYLFLTKVLNPRIENNTATPETFLILAMWVGWALPASLFIFGWGAGVHWMLPIASEVLFQLCVWSLFQVTFTYLGSCYPRHMASVYAGNGLFRAVFACSFPLFATAMYNNLGSEKYPVGWGSSIIGFFSIALAFVPFVLYKYGAVLRSKSKYSG; encoded by the coding sequence ATGGAAATTTTTACCTTTAGCTTTTGCTCATCTCGCAGAATTCACAAATTGGTAAGACACTCACACTCGATTAGCAGGCATTCAAGAGTATTAAGCTTGCTAGCTATGTACATTAACGAATACAAAAACTCATTTTTCGTGGATATACTCGAGTTTTGTAACATAGTTaagattgaagaaaagCTTCCTGATGCAGTGGAAGTTGAAAGATTATCAATTAATGAAtctaaaaatatcttctcAAAGCATGATATAACAAATAGTGATGTCGAAAAGACAGAAGATGGAAGCATTGCTGAAAGTGAGGATCCATTTGATCCTTTCTTCGTACAATGGAatggtgatgatgatcCGGATAATCCACAAAATTGgtcaaatttcaaaaaggTTCTCATCATGATCGAAATTATGCTTTTAACCTGTATAACATATATGGGTGCATCTATTTATTCCATAGGACAGTCATCTATTCAAGAAACCTTTGGCGTTGGCCAAGTAGTCGCAACACTAAATCTATCTCTCTATGCTCTTGGGTATGGTATTGGACCAGTCATCTTTTCTCCATTTTCCGAAGTTGCCATGGTTGGTCGTCAAGTAATATACACACTTACCTTTTTCGTTTTCACCATGTTTCAAATAGGCGCTGCCACTGTTCAAAACATTGGTGGTTTAATTGTTCTGAGATTTTTAACAGGTATCGTTTGTTCTCCGGCATTAGCTACCGGTGGTGCTACTGTTGGTGATATCATCACGCCTAAAAATCTGCCTTTATGCCTGTCGATTTGGGATTTAGGCCCTACTTTCGCCCCAATTATTGGTCCTTTACTTGGTGCCTCCATGATGGTAGCCAAAAATTGGAGATGGATATTTTGGTTTATGACTTGGATATCTGGCTTTACATTAATCACCatgatatttttgtttccaGAAACTTCACCTGACAATATTCTTTATAGGAGAGCAAAAAGGCTCAGAAAACAAACTGGTGATAATAGATATTATACAAAGCAAGAAAGAATCGATTCTCAgattaaaatttcagacTTTTTAGTAAGGACTCTCTACAAaccattcaaaattattgtcCAAGAACCAATTGTGCttgttttcaatatctaTCTTTCATTAGCATATGGTGCATTCTACCTCTTTTTTGAAGCCTTCCCACTGGTATTTAACGGAATATACAATTTCAGTCCTATAGAAACTGGTTTATCATACATGGGCTTTGCCGTTGGTAGTCTGATCTGTTTTCCCCTgctttatcttttcttaaCCAAAGTTTTGAATCCCAGAATCGAAAATAACACAGCGACTCCAGAAACATTTCTCATTCTAGCCATGTGGGTTGGTTGGGCTCTACCTGCATCCCTATTTATTTTCGGTTGGGGTGCTGGTGTTCATTGGATGCTACCAATTGCTTCGGAAGTTCTTTTCCAACTTTGTGTGTGGAGTTTATTCCAGGTCACATTTACGTATCTAGGTTCATGCTATCCAAGGCATATGGCTTCTGTTTATGCTGGTAATGGCTTATTCAGAGCTGTTTTTGCTTGCAGCTTTCCATTATTTGCAACAGCCATGTATAATAATCTAGGAAGTGAAAAATACCCCGTTGGCTGGGGTTCGTCTATAATTGGATTTTTCTCTATTGCCCTTGCATTTGTTCCGTTTGTATTGTATAAGTATGGAGCAGTTTTGCGTtctaaatcaaaatatagcGGCTGA